A portion of the Celeribacter baekdonensis genome contains these proteins:
- the hisB gene encoding imidazoleglycerol-phosphate dehydratase HisB, protein MRQATITRNTAETEITVEINLDGTGVYDNQTGVGFFDHMLDQLSRHSLIDMTIRAKGDTHIDDHHTVEDTGIAIGQALVKAVGDKKGICRYGHFALAMDDTQVSTALDLSARPFLVWNVDFPTAKIGTFDTELVREFFQALSTHGGITLHVDLVHGINSHHIAEAAFKSVARALRMAVEIDPRMANSLPSTKGAL, encoded by the coding sequence ATGCGCCAAGCCACCATCACCCGCAACACGGCGGAAACCGAGATCACGGTCGAGATCAATCTCGATGGGACGGGGGTCTATGACAACCAAACGGGCGTGGGCTTTTTTGACCACATGCTCGATCAATTGTCGCGGCATTCGTTGATTGACATGACGATCCGCGCCAAGGGCGACACCCACATTGACGATCACCACACGGTCGAGGACACGGGCATTGCCATCGGTCAGGCTTTGGTCAAAGCGGTTGGTGACAAAAAGGGCATTTGCCGTTACGGCCATTTTGCTCTGGCGATGGACGACACCCAGGTGTCCACCGCGCTGGACCTGTCAGCACGGCCCTTTTTGGTCTGGAACGTCGATTTCCCGACCGCCAAAATCGGCACGTTCGACACCGAACTGGTGCGCGAATTCTTTCAGGCGCTTTCAACCCATGGCGGCATCACGTTGCACGTCGATCTGGTGCATGGGATCAATTCGCACCATATCGCCGAAGCCGCGTTTAAATCCGTCGCCCGCGCTTTGCGCATGGCGGTCGAGATCGACCCGCGCATGGCGAACAGCCTGCCCTCCACGAAGGGTGCGCTTTAA
- the hisH gene encoding imidazole glycerol phosphate synthase subunit HisH, with the protein MLTALVDYNSGNLHSAHKAFERMARERGAGTIVVTSEPDVVAKADRIVLPGDGAFPACKNHLFTYSGLFEAIEEAVVQKGRPFMGICIGMQMMASWGREYEDTTGFDWIPGEVVKITPSDPALKVPHMGWNDLVVDHPHAVLDGVDSGDHAYFVHSYHFKVENPAHRLAHVDYAGDITAIVGRDNMIGCQFHPEKSQRAGLRIVSNFLGWAP; encoded by the coding sequence ATGCTCACAGCCCTCGTTGACTACAACAGCGGAAATTTACACTCCGCCCATAAAGCCTTTGAACGCATGGCGCGCGAACGCGGTGCGGGCACCATCGTTGTGACCTCGGAACCCGATGTGGTGGCCAAAGCCGATCGCATCGTGTTGCCGGGGGATGGCGCCTTTCCGGCCTGTAAAAACCATCTCTTCACCTATTCCGGCTTGTTTGAAGCGATTGAGGAGGCCGTGGTGCAAAAGGGCCGCCCCTTTATGGGCATTTGTATCGGGATGCAGATGATGGCGTCCTGGGGCCGTGAATATGAGGACACCACGGGCTTTGACTGGATCCCCGGCGAGGTTGTGAAAATCACCCCCTCCGATCCGGCCTTGAAAGTGCCACATATGGGGTGGAACGATCTGGTGGTGGATCATCCTCATGCGGTCCTTGATGGCGTGGACAGCGGCGATCACGCCTATTTCGTCCACTCCTACCACTTCAAAGTCGAAAACCCGGCGCATCGCCTCGCCCATGTCGATTACGCCGGAGACATCACCGCCATTGTCGGGCGTGACAATATGATCGGCTGTCAATTCCACCCGGAAAAAAGCCAACGCGCCGGGCTGCGCATCGTGTCGAATTTCCTCGGCTGGGCCCCCTAA
- a CDS encoding antibiotic biosynthesis monooxygenase family protein — MIAVIFEVCPAAGRKALYFDHAAVLRPQLELIEGFISVERFQSLTDPLKLLSLSFFTDEAAVARWRAVSDHQAAQNVGRTGMFDAYRLRVAHVLRDYGKDDRAQAPQP, encoded by the coding sequence ATGATTGCGGTGATCTTTGAGGTCTGTCCGGCCGCGGGGCGCAAGGCTCTTTATTTCGATCACGCTGCCGTGCTGCGCCCTCAATTGGAACTGATCGAAGGGTTTATTTCCGTCGAGCGATTTCAAAGCCTGACCGATCCGCTCAAGCTGTTGTCCCTGTCGTTTTTCACCGATGAGGCGGCTGTGGCGCGCTGGCGGGCGGTGTCCGATCACCAAGCGGCGCAGAACGTCGGACGCACCGGTATGTTCGATGCCTACCGACTGCGCGTCGCTCATGTTTTGCGCGACTACGGCAAAGACGACCGAGCGCAAGCGCCGCAACCTTGA
- a CDS encoding NIPSNAP family protein, translating to MLTCVIRYEIDPTKRAQFDQYARRWGQCIPRCGADLIGYFTPHEGSTTLAYGIYTLESLAAYEAYRARLASDPVGRENYEFAMREGFIRAEDRTFLRLASAPHVGSTSGEMR from the coding sequence ATGCTGACCTGTGTGATCCGCTACGAGATCGACCCGACCAAACGCGCGCAGTTTGACCAATATGCCCGCAGATGGGGGCAGTGCATTCCACGCTGTGGTGCGGATTTGATTGGGTATTTTACCCCGCATGAAGGCTCCACAACACTGGCTTATGGGATCTACACCCTTGAGAGCCTCGCCGCCTATGAGGCGTACCGCGCCCGTTTGGCCTCCGATCCTGTGGGGCGGGAAAATTACGAATTTGCCATGCGCGAAGGGTTTATTCGCGCCGAGGACCGCACCTTTTTACGCCTCGCCTCCGCACCTCATGTCGGGTCAACATCAGGAGAGATGCGATGA
- a CDS encoding ArsR/SmtB family transcription factor, whose product MAIEAGITPQTASSHLKKLQEGQLITQRKQGRHRYFALAGPEVSAVLESLMGLAGGMGQRRSRVGPKDAALRHARVCYNHLAGQRGVQMYDSLLHQKMLVLTPNGMSVSPAGEAFLTGFGVDLAAISKARPLCRDCLDWSERRSHLGGALGRAVLAQLEIKGWARRSKDSRAVSLTSEGQRQFDRAFPPRGLT is encoded by the coding sequence TTGGCGATAGAAGCAGGGATCACCCCGCAAACCGCCTCGTCGCATTTGAAGAAATTGCAGGAGGGTCAGTTGATCACCCAGCGCAAACAAGGGCGGCACCGCTATTTTGCGCTGGCCGGGCCCGAGGTCAGTGCTGTGCTTGAAAGTTTGATGGGATTGGCCGGGGGCATGGGCCAAAGGCGCAGCCGTGTTGGCCCCAAAGACGCAGCCCTTCGGCACGCGCGGGTCTGTTACAATCATCTTGCCGGGCAACGCGGCGTGCAAATGTATGACAGTCTTTTGCACCAAAAGATGCTAGTGCTCACGCCGAATGGGATGTCTGTAAGCCCGGCGGGTGAGGCCTTTTTGACCGGGTTTGGGGTCGATCTGGCCGCCATAAGCAAAGCCCGGCCTCTGTGCCGCGACTGTCTTGATTGGTCTGAACGCCGTTCACATTTGGGCGGCGCCTTGGGCCGGGCCGTGTTGGCGCAGCTCGAAATCAAAGGATGGGCGCGACGGTCCAAAGACAGCCGCGCCGTTTCGTTGACCTCTGAGGGACAGCGCCAGTTTGACCGCGCCTTCCCGCCTCGGGGCCTTACTTGA
- a CDS encoding DUF2147 domain-containing protein, whose amino-acid sequence MKTFALAALAAVAFAAPAFAADPVVGTWKTQVDDGHYAYVDIAPCGAQICGTIAKAFDANGPIKSENIGKPIVWDMLAQGGGAYGKGKIWQPSTGKVFSSKMALNGDTLKVAGCVGPICKKQTWTRVK is encoded by the coding sequence ATGAAGACATTTGCACTTGCGGCTCTTGCTGCTGTCGCTTTTGCCGCTCCGGCTTTTGCCGCCGATCCGGTGGTTGGGACATGGAAAACTCAGGTCGATGATGGGCATTACGCCTATGTCGATATCGCCCCGTGCGGGGCACAGATTTGCGGCACCATCGCCAAGGCGTTTGACGCCAACGGTCCGATCAAATCCGAAAATATCGGCAAACCCATCGTCTGGGACATGCTGGCCCAGGGCGGAGGTGCCTATGGCAAAGGCAAAATCTGGCAACCGTCCACTGGCAAAGTGTTCAGTTCCAAAATGGCGTTGAACGGTGACACGCTTAAAGTTGCGGGCTGTGTCGGGCCGATTTGTAAGAAACAGACCTGGACACGGGTCAAGTAA
- the hisA gene encoding 1-(5-phosphoribosyl)-5-[(5-phosphoribosylamino)methylideneamino]imidazole-4-carboxamide isomerase, producing the protein MILYPAIDLKDGHAVRLYKGEMDQATVFNENPAAQALEFVNAGCEWLHLVDLNGAFAGEPVNAAPVEEILKQCKIPAQLGGGIRDMATIERWLSKGLQRVILGTVAVENPELVREAARAFPGHVAVGIDARKGMVATKGWATETNVTATDLAKSFEDAGVAAIIYTDINRDGAMKGPNVEETAALARAVSIPVIASGGVSSLDDLRNLKNCGAALNGAISGRALYDGAIDLAEALAVLKG; encoded by the coding sequence ATGATCCTCTACCCCGCCATTGATTTGAAAGACGGCCATGCCGTGCGCCTGTATAAGGGCGAAATGGATCAAGCCACAGTGTTTAATGAAAACCCCGCCGCACAGGCGCTGGAATTTGTGAATGCGGGCTGTGAGTGGTTGCATTTGGTCGATCTCAATGGCGCTTTTGCCGGTGAGCCTGTGAACGCGGCCCCCGTCGAAGAGATTCTCAAACAGTGTAAAATCCCCGCCCAGCTTGGCGGTGGCATCCGCGATATGGCCACGATTGAACGCTGGCTGTCCAAGGGTTTACAGCGCGTCATTTTGGGCACTGTTGCGGTGGAAAATCCTGAGCTGGTGCGCGAGGCCGCACGGGCCTTTCCGGGCCATGTCGCGGTGGGCATTGACGCGCGCAAGGGCATGGTCGCAACCAAAGGCTGGGCGACAGAAACCAACGTGACCGCCACCGACCTCGCCAAATCATTCGAGGACGCGGGCGTGGCCGCAATCATCTACACCGACATCAACCGCGATGGCGCGATGAAAGGCCCGAATGTCGAAGAAACCGCCGCTTTGGCCCGCGCCGTGTCAATCCCGGTGATTGCCTCGGGCGGCGTGTCCTCGCTCGACGACCTGCGCAACCTCAAAAATTGTGGCGCGGCCCTTAACGGCGCGATCTCAGGGCGCGCGCTTTACGATGGTGCGATTGATCTGGCCGAGGCTTTGGCGGTGCTCAAGGGCTGA
- a CDS encoding DUF2867 domain-containing protein, translating to MSRVIKTPLPKSSRLWPHVAKGDFIDGYAVESTLSPREAAEIALSMPGWADALLSLRNRLVKPFGLKTEVSETGERAIFPVDYEGADELIIGTNDTHLNFRICIHQQAGHIHMATWVYRNNALGHVYLMLVKPFHVLIVRSGLRRIAHAR from the coding sequence ATGTCCCGAGTGATCAAAACCCCGCTCCCCAAATCCTCTCGTCTTTGGCCCCATGTCGCCAAAGGCGATTTCATAGATGGGTACGCCGTCGAAAGTACGCTGTCGCCGCGAGAGGCGGCAGAGATTGCGCTTTCCATGCCCGGCTGGGCGGATGCGCTTTTGAGCTTGCGCAACAGGCTCGTCAAACCCTTTGGCCTCAAAACCGAGGTGTCAGAGACCGGCGAGCGCGCGATTTTTCCGGTGGACTATGAAGGCGCGGACGAGCTGATCATCGGCACCAATGACACCCATCTCAACTTTCGGATTTGCATCCACCAACAGGCGGGCCACATCCATATGGCGACATGGGTCTATCGCAACAACGCGCTCGGACATGTCTATCTTATGCTGGTGAAACCCTTTCATGTGCTGATCGTGCGCAGTGGCTTGCGCCGCATCGCACACGCCCGTTGA
- the hisF gene encoding imidazole glycerol phosphate synthase subunit HisF, with amino-acid sequence MLKTRIIPCLDVADGRVVKGVNFVDLIDAGDPVESARAYDLAGADELCFLDIHATHENRGTMYDLATRTAEQCFMPLTIGGGVRTPDDVRDLLLAGADKVSFNSAAVADPDVIARSADRFGSQCIVCAIDAKTTEWDEDGTPVKWTIFTHGGRKAALDAEGNPIDAVEFAKLIERKGAGEILLTSMDRDGTRAGFNLAMTRTIADAVNIPVIASGGVGTLDHLVEGVTEGHASAVLAASIFHFGDYTIQEAKEYMAAKGIPMRLN; translated from the coding sequence ATGCTCAAAACCCGTATCATTCCCTGTCTCGACGTGGCTGATGGCCGTGTGGTCAAAGGCGTCAATTTCGTCGATCTGATTGACGCCGGTGATCCGGTTGAAAGTGCGCGGGCCTATGATCTCGCGGGTGCGGATGAGTTATGTTTCCTCGACATTCATGCCACGCATGAAAATCGCGGCACCATGTATGATCTGGCCACCCGCACCGCAGAGCAATGTTTCATGCCGCTGACCATCGGTGGCGGCGTGCGCACGCCCGATGATGTGCGCGACCTGTTGTTGGCAGGGGCTGATAAAGTCTCGTTCAACTCCGCCGCCGTGGCCGACCCGGACGTGATCGCGCGCTCTGCCGACCGCTTTGGCAGCCAATGCATCGTCTGCGCGATTGACGCCAAAACCACCGAGTGGGACGAAGACGGCACACCGGTCAAATGGACCATCTTCACCCATGGCGGGCGCAAAGCCGCGCTTGATGCAGAGGGCAACCCGATTGATGCGGTGGAGTTTGCCAAGTTGATTGAACGCAAAGGCGCGGGTGAGATCTTGCTCACTTCGATGGACCGTGACGGCACGCGCGCGGGGTTTAACTTGGCGATGACGCGCACCATTGCCGATGCGGTCAACATCCCGGTGATCGCGTCGGGCGGCGTCGGCACGCTCGATCACCTCGTCGAAGGCGTCACCGAAGGCCATGCCAGCGCCGTTCTCGCCGCCTCGATCTTTCATTTCGGGGATTACACCATTCAGGAGGCCAAAGAATATATGGCCGCCAAAGGCATCCCGATGCGGCTGAATTAA
- a CDS encoding phosphoribosyl-ATP diphosphatase has product MSILHDLEQVILSRKSADPDSSWTAKLLSKGPEKCAEKFGEEAIEAIIAAVKNDRENLTYEAADVLYHLLVMLAARDVALEDVLTELARRQGLSGIAEKAARTP; this is encoded by the coding sequence ATGTCCATCCTGCACGATCTCGAACAGGTCATCCTGTCCCGCAAATCCGCCGATCCAGACAGCTCCTGGACCGCAAAACTTTTGTCCAAAGGCCCGGAGAAATGCGCCGAGAAATTTGGTGAAGAGGCGATTGAGGCCATTATTGCTGCGGTAAAAAATGACCGTGAGAACCTCACCTATGAGGCTGCCGATGTGCTCTATCACCTGCTGGTCATGCTGGCTGCGCGTGATGTGGCGCTTGAGGATGTGTTGACTGAGTTGGCGCGGCGTCAGGGTCTATCGGGGATTGCCGAAAAAGCGGCGCGCACACCTTAA
- a CDS encoding tyrosine-type recombinase/integrase has protein sequence MLAERQSPGALVGSVLHQISGSELLETRIHPETGELLKRGVRKCTSTGVEYFNLSRAERRVAHTSKRKQVATVQQCKRAFDLMPSATVIERRKRMLPDGLSPHGLRKATCRSLAEAECNAHEIMAISGHQTLAEVTRYTVAANRLHLAERAVAAMERKETRTKTVKPA, from the coding sequence GTGCTGGCCGAGCGTCAGTCGCCGGGTGCGCTTGTCGGTTCGGTACTACACCAGATATCCGGTTCTGAACTCTTAGAGACGCGGATCCATCCGGAAACGGGTGAACTACTCAAGCGCGGCGTCAGAAAGTGTACGTCTACGGGCGTGGAATATTTCAATCTGAGCCGAGCGGAACGCCGCGTCGCCCATACATCCAAGCGTAAGCAGGTTGCAACGGTTCAGCAATGTAAGCGCGCGTTCGACCTGATGCCCAGCGCGACGGTCATTGAGCGCCGCAAACGGATGTTGCCGGATGGGCTTTCCCCGCATGGATTGCGCAAGGCGACATGCCGCAGTCTCGCGGAAGCCGAGTGCAATGCGCATGAGATCATGGCTATCAGTGGGCATCAAACGCTTGCCGAAGTCACCCGCTACACGGTTGCGGCAAACCGACTCCACCTTGCCGAACGGGCCGTTGCAGCGATGGAACGGAAAGAAACGCGAACAAAGACTGTAAAACCTGCCTGA
- a CDS encoding tyrosine-type recombinase/integrase encodes MTTDEARSLAKQQLGNVARGDDPSETRKKKRMAPTVSALCDRFLSEYVAEHCKPTTYASYKTVVIQHIKPKLGMFQIEDVTRADVAELHHNMKDTPYHANRVVMVMSKMFNVAEDWGLRTEGTNPTRRIKKYKEVEKKRYLSDEEQSRLGEVLFSGLENGEYSEYVVAAFMLLLLTGCRLREIQTLKWEYITRTHLELPDSKTGRRRIPLPREAWDVLDALPQREGNPYVILGDKPEGHYNDLQKPWRKIRARAGLDDVRIHDLRHTYASVAVTNGIDPFMLKEIMGHKNLSTTLRYAHLADEAVQKAAGCALATHRFSPPRASVLLPFLKAEQMRTQKNLVNH; translated from the coding sequence CTGACGACCGACGAGGCCCGGAGCTTGGCAAAGCAACAGCTCGGCAATGTCGCACGCGGGGACGACCCTTCCGAGACCCGCAAGAAGAAACGTATGGCCCCGACCGTCTCCGCGCTCTGTGACCGCTTCCTGAGCGAGTACGTTGCAGAGCATTGCAAGCCGACGACCTACGCCAGCTACAAGACAGTCGTGATCCAGCACATCAAGCCCAAGCTCGGCATGTTCCAGATTGAGGATGTGACGCGGGCGGATGTTGCCGAGCTTCACCACAACATGAAAGACACGCCCTATCACGCGAACCGCGTGGTCATGGTCATGTCGAAAATGTTCAACGTGGCCGAGGATTGGGGGTTGAGGACCGAGGGCACCAACCCGACCCGCCGGATTAAGAAGTACAAAGAGGTCGAGAAGAAACGCTATCTCAGCGACGAGGAACAATCGCGGCTGGGCGAAGTACTGTTCTCAGGTTTGGAAAACGGCGAGTATTCCGAATATGTCGTCGCTGCTTTCATGCTTTTGCTTTTGACAGGCTGCCGGTTGCGGGAAATCCAAACGCTCAAATGGGAGTATATCACCCGCACCCATCTGGAATTGCCAGACAGCAAGACGGGACGGCGGCGCATTCCCCTACCGCGCGAGGCTTGGGACGTACTGGACGCCCTGCCCCAGCGCGAAGGCAATCCCTATGTGATCTTAGGAGACAAACCGGAGGGTCATTACAACGACCTGCAAAAGCCATGGCGCAAAATCCGCGCCCGAGCCGGACTGGACGATGTACGCATTCACGACCTGCGGCACACCTACGCCTCGGTGGCAGTGACCAATGGCATTGATCCCTTCATGCTCAAGGAGATCATGGGTCACAAGAACCTCAGCACCACGCTACGTTATGCACACCTTGCGGACGAAGCCGTGCAGAAGGCAGCGGGTTGCGCCCTCGCCACACACAGATTCTCCCCTCCGCGTGCTTCCGTATTGCTTCCATTTTTGAAAGCGGAACAAATGCGAACTCAGAAAAATCTAGTAAATCATTGA